In Candidatus Saccharimonadales bacterium, one DNA window encodes the following:
- the lepA gene encoding translation elongation factor 4 has protein sequence MDQQQIRNFCIIAHIDHGKSTLADRMMELTGTVLKRDMKSQLLDSMDLEREKGITIKLAPVRMSHKGYDLNLIDTPGHVDFSYEVSRSLEACEGAVLVVDASQGIQAQTLANVYLALAADLTIIPVLNKIDLPAADVPRVSAEIINLLGCTDDDILKISAKTGQGVIEVLDAVVEKVQPPHGVADAATRALIFDSYYDDYRGVILYVRVVDGSIKKSDAIHMLATSAGGIALEVGSLSPSMKPSPDIGTGEIGYIVTNLKTTRDARVGDTVTIKRNQAVDMLPGYQDVKPFVYAGFFPVSNDEYQELKDAVEKLSLSDSALQFEPENSPVLGFGVRIGFLGLLHMDIVRERLEREYNLDLVVTNPSTDYQVFMSDGTQLDIKSASDLPDVSKIKEIREPWIKGEIIVPKEYIGAVIQLVINKRGLQKNLSYIDERALISFEAPLANLLTDFYDQLKSVTSGYGSFNYELDTYLTEDLVRVDFYVAGNIVDALSVMAHRSESQRLGREVVDKLKDVIPRQNFQVALQAAIGGKFIARADLSAYRKDVTTGLYGGDVTRKKKVLAKQAKGKKRMKRFGKVDIPSEAFTVMLKRD, from the coding sequence ATGGACCAACAACAGATTAGAAATTTTTGTATTATTGCTCATATCGATCATGGAAAATCTACTTTAGCTGATCGAATGATGGAACTCACAGGCACGGTTCTTAAGCGTGATATGAAGTCACAGCTACTCGATAGTATGGACCTTGAACGAGAAAAAGGTATCACTATCAAATTAGCGCCAGTGCGCATGAGTCATAAGGGCTATGACCTTAATCTCATTGATACACCTGGCCATGTTGATTTCAGTTACGAAGTTAGTCGGTCCCTTGAGGCATGTGAAGGAGCAGTTTTGGTCGTTGACGCAAGTCAAGGTATTCAAGCTCAAACGCTCGCAAATGTCTATCTCGCACTAGCTGCAGATCTAACTATCATTCCAGTCTTAAATAAAATTGATCTGCCTGCAGCCGATGTGCCTCGTGTTTCTGCTGAAATTATTAATTTACTAGGATGTACTGACGACGACATTTTAAAGATAAGTGCAAAAACAGGACAAGGTGTCATAGAGGTGCTTGACGCGGTTGTTGAAAAAGTTCAGCCACCACACGGTGTTGCAGATGCGGCAACGCGAGCGCTTATTTTCGACAGTTACTACGATGATTACCGAGGAGTCATTTTGTATGTTCGTGTAGTTGATGGAAGCATCAAAAAAAGTGACGCAATACACATGCTCGCAACCTCTGCGGGCGGTATCGCTCTCGAAGTAGGTAGTCTTAGTCCTTCAATGAAGCCAAGCCCTGATATTGGAACTGGTGAAATTGGCTATATTGTCACTAACCTAAAAACGACTCGGGACGCGCGAGTAGGCGATACCGTTACTATCAAACGTAATCAGGCCGTGGATATGTTGCCAGGCTACCAAGATGTTAAGCCATTTGTATATGCGGGTTTTTTTCCGGTTAGTAACGATGAGTATCAAGAGCTAAAAGATGCAGTAGAAAAACTAAGCCTTAGTGACTCTGCTCTGCAATTTGAACCAGAGAATTCTCCAGTACTAGGTTTTGGCGTAAGAATTGGCTTCCTGGGCCTTCTTCATATGGATATCGTTCGTGAAAGACTGGAGCGTGAATATAATTTAGATCTTGTTGTCACAAATCCGTCGACAGACTACCAAGTATTTATGAGCGATGGAACACAACTGGATATTAAAAGTGCCAGTGATCTGCCCGATGTTTCGAAAATCAAAGAGATTCGTGAGCCATGGATTAAAGGTGAAATTATTGTTCCAAAGGAATATATCGGTGCGGTTATTCAACTTGTTATTAATAAACGAGGTCTACAGAAAAATCTTAGTTATATAGATGAGCGTGCGCTCATTAGCTTCGAAGCGCCGCTCGCAAACTTACTAACAGACTTCTATGACCAGCTCAAATCCGTTACGAGTGGGTATGGTAGTTTTAATTATGAGCTCGATACGTATCTTACGGAAGACCTTGTACGGGTTGATTTTTACGTTGCTGGTAACATTGTCGATGCACTCTCTGTCATGGCGCATCGCAGTGAATCACAGCGACTCGGTCGTGAGGTTGTCGATAAGTTGAAAGACGTCATACCACGTCAAAACTTCCAGGTAGCACTTCAGGCCGCAATTGGAGGTAAGTTTATTGCCAGGGCTGATCTCTCGGCATATCGTAAAGATGTTACGACTGGACTATATGGTGGTGATGTTACTCGTAAGAAAAAAGTACTCGCAAAGCAAGCAAAAGGCAAAAAACGCATGAAACGCTTCGGTAAAGTAGATATTCCTTCGGAAGCATTTACTGTCATGCTAAAACGAGATTAA
- a CDS encoding nucleotide exchange factor GrpE produces MAKSKKQEELEQQLAELTGDLQRTRADFENYRKRVEIEKTIAREAGQSSAILKLLPVVDNIERAITYTPDEIKDNKWVQSIAGLVKNLEKSLESLNLKRIDANPGSDFDPDLHEAIQFDDEAAGDKEVIAEELQAGYTLSGRPIRHAMVKVTKK; encoded by the coding sequence ATGGCAAAAAGTAAGAAGCAGGAAGAACTTGAGCAACAACTTGCTGAATTAACGGGTGATTTACAGAGGACTCGAGCTGATTTTGAGAATTATCGAAAACGTGTTGAGATTGAAAAAACAATCGCCAGAGAAGCTGGCCAGTCATCGGCAATCTTAAAACTACTTCCTGTTGTCGATAATATTGAACGTGCGATTACGTATACCCCAGATGAAATAAAAGATAATAAATGGGTGCAGTCTATCGCCGGTCTTGTAAAGAATCTTGAGAAATCACTTGAGAGTCTGAACTTGAAACGAATTGATGCAAATCCAGGAAGTGACTTTGATCCTGATCTTCACGAAGCTATTCAATTTGATGATGAAGCAGCGGGTGATAAAGAGGTTATTGCTGAAGAACTACAGGCTGGTTATACGCTTAGCGGTCGACCAATCCGCCATGCAATGGTCAAAGTAACGAAAAAATAA
- a CDS encoding lipid II flippase MurJ, which yields MGRVRSAVAQANKQLTVQVAAVLLASSTLLASGLGLFRDRMLNGMYYDTYKTGIDAYTVAFSIPDFMFFLLVSGALSVTFIPVFNQRLGSGNKKSAWELSTSMINFMALITLIASVLIIIFAEPLVRYVVSPGLDEASRGLAVSMMRVIAVNPFLFAVATVIASMQQAVGRFTFYALAPTIYNIGIIIGTVFFTKGINIFGWQVFDGGIMGVALGVVLGSILQLIVSSIGLLGLGFDYQFKIFWKNKGFRKVLTLLPARSLDQGADYVNSLVETNLASRMIEGTVRAYQQATTLHMVPINLIGVAISTAAFPKMTERLSQGRPDLFKNELQTVLRVIIWLAMPVAVIAYFTRGYLVNFIKNGGDSLMAGLLGALVVAILFRSIYHIAARSFYAQQDTKTPLYISVFAISLNIILAVWFTTQLHMGAYGLAWAQSIVAFLEVVVLFSVMSRRIKGLFDIVFVHAVARMASATGFMAIVTYITVLLFQLGADDQSFLATFPKFSVIVVVSFSAYVFFSRLLKLHEATPVITRVRSILFNRAR from the coding sequence ATGGGTCGAGTACGAAGCGCTGTTGCGCAGGCAAACAAACAACTTACTGTTCAGGTAGCTGCAGTCCTACTTGCTAGCTCCACACTACTAGCAAGTGGTCTCGGGTTATTCCGAGACCGTATGCTTAATGGTATGTACTACGATACATATAAGACAGGCATTGACGCCTATACTGTAGCTTTTTCAATCCCTGATTTCATGTTCTTCCTGCTCGTCTCAGGTGCGCTAAGTGTTACGTTCATTCCAGTTTTTAATCAACGACTTGGGTCGGGTAATAAAAAATCAGCCTGGGAACTCTCAACTAGTATGATCAATTTCATGGCACTCATAACACTTATTGCAAGTGTTTTAATCATTATTTTTGCAGAACCATTAGTGCGCTATGTTGTTAGCCCGGGCCTTGACGAGGCTAGCCGCGGACTCGCTGTTAGCATGATGCGAGTTATTGCAGTAAACCCATTCTTATTTGCCGTTGCAACGGTAATAGCTAGTATGCAGCAAGCTGTGGGGCGGTTCACCTTTTATGCTCTGGCCCCGACTATTTATAATATAGGTATTATCATTGGTACTGTTTTCTTCACAAAAGGTATCAATATTTTTGGGTGGCAAGTTTTTGACGGCGGAATTATGGGCGTCGCACTTGGAGTTGTTTTAGGTTCGATACTGCAACTCATCGTTAGTTCCATAGGTCTGCTCGGGCTTGGCTTTGACTACCAGTTTAAGATTTTCTGGAAAAACAAAGGATTTCGTAAGGTTCTAACGTTGCTTCCTGCTCGTTCACTTGATCAAGGTGCAGACTATGTAAATAGCTTAGTTGAAACGAACCTAGCATCACGTATGATCGAAGGAACGGTCCGTGCTTACCAGCAAGCGACAACTCTTCATATGGTGCCGATCAACCTTATCGGCGTTGCAATCAGTACGGCAGCATTTCCAAAAATGACAGAACGACTTTCTCAGGGCCGGCCAGATTTGTTCAAAAATGAGCTACAGACGGTTCTCCGTGTTATTATTTGGCTCGCAATGCCTGTTGCTGTCATTGCTTATTTTACCCGTGGATATTTAGTTAACTTCATCAAAAACGGTGGAGATTCACTCATGGCAGGGCTACTTGGGGCACTTGTTGTAGCAATTTTGTTTCGCTCAATTTATCACATTGCCGCACGAAGCTTTTATGCACAGCAAGATACAAAGACGCCACTTTATATATCAGTTTTTGCGATTTCACTTAACATTATTTTAGCTGTTTGGTTTACGACGCAACTCCACATGGGCGCGTATGGTTTAGCTTGGGCTCAATCGATCGTAGCGTTTCTCGAGGTAGTGGTTTTGTTTTCTGTTATGTCACGCCGTATTAAGGGACTTTTTGACATCGTATTCGTCCACGCAGTAGCGCGTATGGCAAGTGCAACTGGCTTTATGGCAATTGTTACATATATTACCGTTCTTCTATTTCAGCTTGGTGCCGATGATCAGAGTTTCCTTGCAACATTCCCTAAATTTTCCGTCATTGTCGTCGTGAGTTTTTCTGCATACGTTTTCTTTAGTAGGTTATTAAAACTTCATGAGGCAACTCCAGTTATCACGCGCGTACGCTCTATCTTGTTCAACAGAGCTCGCTAA
- a CDS encoding transcriptional regulator, whose amino-acid sequence MTERQAQILGAIIEQYAEIAVPVGSVILAKLFGVSSATIRSEMARLEDMGLIAQPHTSAGRIPTDTGYRMYVNSLTELHANEVPKQLDRSARTIEARVQTHGDRADRAIRSAVDSLVDLTQNLGLATIGDELYMSGMGNLFSQPEFMNGVNTQAVARLLDNLEPWLREAAPNEPLNVYIGAENPIGKTSGATLIISRFRSPYSDHSYIGVLGPTRQSYGKVMRLVRHAGAMLEEVL is encoded by the coding sequence ATGACTGAAAGACAAGCACAAATCCTGGGTGCAATTATAGAACAGTATGCAGAAATCGCTGTCCCTGTCGGTAGTGTGATACTAGCGAAGTTGTTTGGTGTATCTAGCGCTACTATTCGCTCTGAGATGGCACGACTTGAAGATATGGGCCTTATTGCCCAACCTCACACAAGTGCTGGGCGAATCCCAACAGATACTGGCTACCGAATGTATGTAAATTCACTTACAGAACTTCATGCAAATGAAGTACCAAAACAACTCGATCGTAGTGCGAGAACGATTGAGGCGAGAGTACAGACTCACGGCGACAGAGCAGATAGAGCGATTCGTAGTGCTGTCGATAGTTTAGTTGATTTAACACAAAATCTTGGCCTTGCAACAATTGGCGACGAACTCTATATGAGCGGCATGGGTAATCTTTTTTCGCAGCCAGAATTTATGAATGGTGTAAATACACAGGCCGTTGCGCGATTACTCGATAACCTCGAGCCATGGTTGCGAGAGGCTGCGCCGAATGAGCCTTTAAACGTATACATTGGTGCTGAAAATCCAATTGGCAAAACGAGCGGAGCCACACTTATAATCAGTCGGTTCCGTTCACCGTATAGCGACCATAGCTACATTGGGGTTCTTGGCCCAACTCGTCAAAGTTATGGTAAAGTAATGCGTCTTGTCCGTCACGCAGGTGCAATGCTAGAGGAGGTATTATAA